A region of Lycium barbarum isolate Lr01 chromosome 1, ASM1917538v2, whole genome shotgun sequence DNA encodes the following proteins:
- the LOC132627306 gene encoding uncharacterized protein LOC132627306 — MLSNRLKRVLPSIISANQSAFVVGWTIVQNILICQDLVRLYNRKQTTSSCLIKIDLKIAYDTVEWDFVEEMLYALEFPQKCIKWIMNCVTTVQYSITINGGLYGSIKGKRGLRQEDLISPLLFVICMECFTRIMNVVAEQQGFKFHTKCRSLKLNHLCFANDVLIFSKRDFQTVLLLLRGLKTFSNATGLCTNTTKSNIFSVNMPVQSMQDLIELTGYTKGSLPFRYLGVPMSAKRISKMDCEMLIDKITARIRSWGTRYFSYAGRVLLVNSVLLHIHSYWSSIFLLPKQVLKGITALCKNFLWDGKTAINRVTLVAWDLVCRAKREGGLGITDCFK, encoded by the coding sequence ATGCTGTCCAACAGATTGAAAAGAGTACTACCAAGTATCATTTCTGCTAATCAGAGTGCATTTGTGGTAGGATGGACTATTGTTCAAAACATACTCATATGCCAGGACTTAGTCAGATTATATAACAGGAAACAAACCACAAGTAGCTGCTTGATCAAAATAGATTTGAAGATAGCATATGACACAGTAGAATGGGATTTTGTTGAAGAGATGTTATATGCACTGGAGTTCCCTCAGAAGTGCATTAAATGGATAATGAATTGTGTAACCACTGTCCAGTACTCAATAACTATAAATGGGGGTCTGTATGGGAGTATTAAAGGGAAGAGGGGACTAAGGCAAGAGGACCTAATATCCCCATTACTTTTTGTGATATGCATGGAATGCTTCACTAGAATAATGAATGTGGTAGCTGAACAACAGGGATTTAAATTTCATACCAAATGCAGAAGTTTAAAACTTAATCACCTTTGTTTTGCAAATGATGTCTTGATATTCAGTAAGAGGGATTTTCAGACTGTCTTACTGCTTTTGAGGGGCCTAAAAACTTTCTCTAATGCTACTGGACTGTGTACAAATACAACCAAGTCTAATATATTCAGTGTTAACATGCCAGTTCAGAGTATGCAGGATCTGATAGAATTGACAGGTTATACCAAAGGGTCCTTACCTTTCAGATACCTTGGAGTACCCATGTCAGCTAAGAGAATATCAAAGATGGATTGTGAAATGCTCATTGATAAAATTACGGCAAGAATTAGAAGTTGGGGTACAAGGTACTTTTCATATGCAGGTAGAGTCTTATTGGTTAATTCAGTACTTCTGCACATACACAGCTACTGGTCATCCATTTTTCTTCTACCCAAGCAAGTCCTAAAAGGAATTACTGCTCTGTGCAAAAATTTCCTATGGGATGGCAAGACAGCAATTAACAGAGTAACATTGGTGGCTTGGGATTTGGTATGCAGGGCAAAGCGTGAAGGTGGATTAGGAATAACAGACTGCTTCAAATAA
- the LOC132629992 gene encoding protein LIGHT-DEPENDENT SHORT HYPOCOTYLS 10-like: MSSSDRGKDLAEGSSRSPSRDQLPSRYESQKRRDWNTFNHYLKNQRPPVPLPHCNSNHVLEFLRYLDQFGKTKVHLQGCMFYGQPEPPAPCACPLRQAWGSLDALIGRLRAAYEENGGSSETNPFASATIRVYLREVKECQAKARGIAYKKKQKNKLASPSKGDDDSSSAGFLTFS; the protein is encoded by the coding sequence ATGTCAAGTAGTGACAGGGGCAAAGATCTGGCTGAAGGATCGTCAAGATCCCCCAGCCGCGATCAGCTACCTAGTCGATATGAGTCTCAAAAACGACGAGATTGGAACACTTTCAATCACTACTTGAAGAATCAAAGGCCACCAGTTCCGTTACCTCATTGCAATAGCAACCACGTGCTAGAGTTCCTCCGATACCTGGACCAGTTCGGGAAGACTAAGGTTCACTTACAAGGTTGTATGTTTTATGGTCAACCTGAGCCTCCGGCTCCCTGTGCTTGTCCTTTGAGACAAGCTTGGGGGAGCCTGGATGCTCTCATAGGCAGGCTTCGGGCTGCCTACGAAGAGAACGGTGGGTCAAGTGAGACCAACCCGTTCGCGAGTGCCACCATTAGGGTGTATTTGAGGGAAGTGAAGGAGTGTCAAGCTAAGGCACGTGGCATTGCTTATAAGAAGAAACAGAAGAATAAGCTGGCTAGCCCAAGTAAGGGAGATGATGATTCAAGTTCTGCAGGATTCCTCACATTTTCTTAA